One Oryza brachyantha chromosome 3, ObraRS2, whole genome shotgun sequence DNA segment encodes these proteins:
- the LOC102721253 gene encoding glutamyl-tRNA(Gln) amidotransferase subunit C, chloroplastic/mitochondrial, with product MLSAATTTIPRLRWPAPRRGQSARNQWLLLRRRSLSSSPSSAPCVTPAAAAGSGALEPPDLPRLADSARISLSPEEAEEFAPKIRQVVDWFGQLQAVDLESVEPSLRAGTAGGSSLREDRPETFDNRDAIIEAVPSYDDPYIKVPRVLNKE from the exons ATGCTCtccgccgcgacgacgaccatCCCCAGGCTCCGCTGGCCTGCTCCGCGGCGGGGCCAGTCGGCGAGGAACCAATggttgctgctgcggcggcgttccctctcctcctccccttcctcagCCCCTTGTGtgacaccggcggcggcggcggggagtgGTGCTCTCGAGCCGCCGGACCTGCCCCGCCTCGCAGACTCCGCGCGCATCTCTCTCTCGCCGGAGGAG GCTGAGGAGTTCGCGCCCAAGATTCGGCAGGTGGTGGATTG GTTTGGGCAACTTCAAGCTGTTGATCTTGAATCTGTTGAGCCGTCACTTAGAGCTG GTACTGCAGGAGGTAGTTCATTGAGAGAAGACAGGCCTGAAACATTTGATAAcag AGATGCCATAATAGAGGCTGTCCCAAGCTATGATGATCCATACATCAAGGTGCCAAGAGTTCTGAACAAAGAATGA